The DNA window TCACCGGCCCGGCGCCTGTTCCACGGGGCTTGCCAACGTTTGCTGACGCGCTGCGCCTGACCGCGCCGGCCGCATGGGACGAGCTCGATTGCCTGATCCTTTCACCGCGCAGCGATCTTGAACAAAAAAACTATCATGCAGAATTGCTAACTGTATTAAGCTCGCGTTGCGCCATTTGGCGCGGTCAAAAAATACAGGAGGCACTATGCGTAACTTGTTGATTGTTATGTGCATTTCGCTAGCCAGTTTGTTTGGCGGTTCGGCCCACGCGTATCAGTACAACTATGTCAGCCAGGTGATCCCGGTCGAACACACCGCGTATCGAAGCGATATCACCTTCACCCATTACAGCGTCATCACGGTGCAGATCTTCACGCCCACACTGCTGACGGCCGGCTCCGCGTGGTCGCCCGACACGGTCATCTACATGAACCGGTGGTCGAACGATAATCCGACCCACCCGCAGTCGCTGCTCTATCCCAATCCGGACGCCGATCCGACCCGTCCGCCCGGCTCGGTCTGGAATCCCAACTGGACGGTGAACATGGACATCGGCGCGGTCGACGCCAATGGCTTGCCCACGGTATGGGACATCAGCCTGCTGCGCCAATTGCACACCCCGGAGGGCAGGGAAGACATCAGCAACATCACCACCACGAACAACGGCGACAGCGTCGTCGGCGGTTACGAGACCTATTACTACTTCCAGGGCGCGATCACCGCGCCGGGCACCTGGACCATGGGCGTGGCGGCCGTACCCGAGCCGGAAACCTACGCGATGATGCTGGCCGGCCTCGGCCTGGTCGGCGCCGTGGCGCGCCGCCGCCGGTCCGCACGGGCGGGTTGAATTTATAAGTATCCCCTCAGGTGGCCTGAGTAAATAAAGTTTTCTGATTTAACATTATCTTAACGGTAACTTTCATAGAATCGGCGGCATTCAAACCAATCGGAGCCGCTCGATGAAGTACTGGACCACTTTTGCCACCTTGTTGTTGGCGCTC is part of the Oxalobacteraceae bacterium OTU3CAMAD1 genome and encodes:
- a CDS encoding FxDxF family PEP-CTERM protein, whose translation is MRNLLIVMCISLASLFGGSAHAYQYNYVSQVIPVEHTAYRSDITFTHYSVITVQIFTPTLLTAGSAWSPDTVIYMNRWSNDNPTHPQSLLYPNPDADPTRPPGSVWNPNWTVNMDIGAVDANGLPTVWDISLLRQLHTPEGREDISNITTTNNGDSVVGGYETYYYFQGAITAPGTWTMGVAAVPEPETYAMMLAGLGLVGAVARRRRSARAG